One stretch of Hemibagrus wyckioides isolate EC202008001 linkage group LG01, SWU_Hwy_1.0, whole genome shotgun sequence DNA includes these proteins:
- the LOC131360368 gene encoding serine/threonine-protein kinase pim-1-like: MHRYRVLQIPSVFEQHHLLRACDVSAEEKFESLYTVDNLLGRGAFGSVFAGVRKKDGKMVALKFEAKGPRNKFITIPGETRSLPLEVALMEMVSRPPRCENVVEMLEWFEMSDKFVLVLERPVPCMNLEKYYEHNGYGLSEVISQTIMRQVVRAAKHCCDCGVFHRDIKPENILINPDTLEVKLIDFGCGDLMKDEVYTSFSGTPAYCPPEWIRNNEYLAVPATVWSLGVVLYEILSGNLPFYSEQEISVACVPLLSGLSEGEKIRNITFLPLEQNCNT, translated from the exons ATGCATCGCTACAGAGTTCTTCAGATTCCCTCAGTGTTTGAGCAGCATCACCTCCTCAGGGCTTGTGATG tGAGTGCAGAGGAGAAGTTTGAGTCACTCTACACTGTGGACAATCTGCTGGGGAGAGGAGCCTTTGGTTCTGTCTTCGCTGGAGTGCGTAAGAAGGACGGGAAAATG GTTGCCCTTAAATTTGAGGCCAAAGGTCCCCGCAATAAATTCATCACCATC ccTGGAGAGACACGCAGCCTGCCTTTGGAGGTTGCGTTAATGGAGATGGTGTCCAGGCCTCCTCGTTGTGAGAACGTGGTGGAGATGCTGGAATGGTTTGAGATGTCTGATAAATTCGTCTTGGTGCTGGAGCGACCCGTCCCCTGCATGAACCTCGAGAAATATTATGAACATAATGGATATGGCTTGTCTGAAGTAATATCTCAGACGATCATGAGGCAGGTGGTTCGAGCTGCTAAGCACTGCTGTGATTGTGGAGTTTTCCATCGCGACATCAAGCCTGAGAATATTCTCATCAATCCGGACACTCTGGAGGTGAAGCTGATCGACtttggctgtggggatttgatGAAGGACGAGGTGTACACCAGTTTTTCTG GAACTCCAGCTTACTGCCCTCCTGAGTGGATACGCAACAATGAGTATTTAGCTGTTCCTGCTACTGTCTGGAGTCTGGGTGTAGTCCTGTATGAGATACTCAGTGGAAACCTGCCTTTCTACAGTGAGCAGGAGATTAGTGTTGCTTGTGTGCCACTACTTTCTGGTTTGTCTGAAGGTGAGAAAATCAGAAACATCACATTTCTACCTCTAGAACAAAACTGTAACACTTAA
- the rps9 gene encoding 40S ribosomal protein S9 — protein sequence MPVARSWVCSKTYVTPRRPFEKSRLDQELKLIGEYGLRNKREVWRVKFTLAKIRKAARELLTLDEKDPRRLFEGNALLRRLVRIGVLDEGKMKLDYILGLKVEDFLERRLQTQVFKLGLAKSIHHARVLIRQRHIRVRKQVVNIPSFVVRLDSQKHIDFSLRSPYGGGRPGRVKRKNAKKGQGGAGGGDDEEED from the exons ATGCCGGTTGCCCGCAGTTGGGTGTGCAGTAAGACGTACGTCACTCCACGTCGTCCCTTCGAGAAGTCTCGTCTCGACCAGGAGCTCAAGCTCATTG gtgagtATGGTCTGAGGAATAAGCGTGAAGTCTGGAGGGTGAAGTTCACTCTGGCTAAAATCCGTAAAGCTGCCCGAGAGCTGCTCACGCTGGACGAGAAGGACCCCAGGCGTCTCTTTGAGG GTAATGCCTTGCTGAGGCGTCTAGTGCGCATTGGGGTGCTGGATGAAGGGAAGATGAAGCTCGATTACATCCTGGGTCTGAAGGTGGAGGACTTCCTGGAGCGCAGGCTGCAGACACAGGTCTTCAAACTCGGCCTGGCCAAGAGCATCCACCACGCCCGCGTCCTCATCCGCCAGAGACACATCCG tgtgcgtAAGCAGGTGGTGAACATCCCATCCTTCGTGGTGCGTCTGGACAGTCAGAAGCACATCGACTTCTCCCTGCGCTCTCCGTACGGTGGAGGACGTCCCGGCCGCGTCAAGAGAAAGAACGCTAAGAAGGGCCAGGGcggagctggaggaggagacgACGAGGAGGAGGATTAA